A section of the Caballeronia sp. M1242 genome encodes:
- the zwf gene encoding glucose-6-phosphate dehydrogenase has protein sequence MQSDSNFIFVLFGGTGDLSMRKILPALFEAHRAGMLAASGKIVAVARGAQAPGEYLAWVEEHVKPHVSKKGLDETAWRSFLERIEYVQLDLGRAEDFVVLRDALAKYDGTRVFYLATGPSLFVPICRALSEVGLNQNARIVLEKPLGYDLKSSNAINDAVGEIFQEEQIYRIDHYLGKEPVQNLLALRFGNALFEPLWRREWVESIQITIAEELGVEARGDFYDNTGALRDMVQNHLLQLLSIVTMEPPHSMDSDSVRDEKLRVLRALKPIEERDISRVAVRGQYHAGVIRGASVPAYATEAGVRPDSNTETFVALKVEIENWRWAGVPFFLRTGKRLADRVAEIVVNFRPVPHSALGANALRAGANRLVIRLQPNETIRLYCLAKQPGEGMNLASVHLDLAFDQFFKEGQMEAYQRLLLDVIHGRLALFVRRDEQEAAWRWVEPILNAWASSTNKPKPYAAGTWGPAASSAMLAQHGTCWLEEEN, from the coding sequence ATGCAAAGCGACTCGAATTTCATCTTCGTGCTCTTCGGCGGGACCGGCGACTTGTCGATGCGCAAGATTCTTCCGGCGCTGTTCGAAGCGCACCGGGCGGGCATGCTGGCCGCGTCGGGCAAGATCGTCGCGGTGGCGCGCGGCGCGCAGGCTCCCGGCGAATACCTCGCGTGGGTCGAGGAACACGTGAAGCCGCACGTGTCGAAGAAGGGCCTCGACGAGACCGCGTGGCGCAGCTTTCTTGAGCGCATCGAATACGTGCAGCTCGACCTGGGCCGCGCGGAAGACTTCGTGGTGCTGCGCGACGCGCTCGCCAAATACGACGGCACGCGCGTCTTTTATCTCGCGACCGGGCCGTCGCTCTTCGTGCCCATCTGCCGCGCGCTGTCGGAAGTCGGCCTGAACCAGAACGCGCGCATCGTGCTGGAAAAGCCGCTCGGCTATGACCTGAAGTCGTCCAACGCCATCAACGACGCGGTCGGCGAGATCTTTCAGGAAGAGCAGATCTACCGGATCGACCATTATCTCGGCAAGGAGCCGGTGCAGAACCTCCTCGCGCTGCGCTTCGGCAATGCGCTCTTCGAGCCGCTGTGGCGGCGCGAATGGGTCGAGAGCATCCAGATCACCATCGCGGAAGAGCTCGGCGTGGAAGCGCGCGGCGACTTCTACGACAACACCGGCGCGTTGCGCGACATGGTGCAGAACCACTTGCTGCAACTGCTTTCCATCGTGACGATGGAGCCGCCGCATTCGATGGATTCCGACTCCGTGCGCGACGAAAAGCTGCGCGTGCTGCGCGCGCTGAAGCCAATCGAGGAGCGCGACATCAGCCGCGTCGCCGTGCGCGGGCAGTATCACGCGGGCGTGATTCGCGGCGCATCGGTGCCGGCCTACGCGACGGAAGCCGGCGTGCGCCCCGACAGCAACACGGAAACCTTCGTCGCGCTGAAAGTCGAGATCGAAAACTGGCGCTGGGCCGGCGTGCCGTTCTTCCTGCGCACTGGCAAGCGCCTCGCGGACCGCGTCGCGGAGATCGTCGTGAATTTCCGGCCCGTGCCGCATTCGGCGCTCGGCGCGAATGCGCTGCGCGCGGGCGCGAACCGGCTCGTGATCCGCTTGCAGCCGAACGAGACGATTCGCCTCTACTGCCTCGCGAAGCAGCCGGGCGAGGGCATGAATCTCGCAAGCGTCCATCTGGACCTCGCGTTCGACCAGTTCTTCAAGGAAGGGCAGATGGAGGCGTACCAGCGGCTGTTGCTGGACGTGATCCACGGGCGGCTCGCGCTCTTCGTGCGTCGCGACGAGCAGGAAGCCGCGTGGCGCTGGGTCGAGCCGATTCTGAACGCGTGGGCATCGTCGACGAACAAGCCCAAGCCGTACGCGGCGGGCACGTGGGGGCCGGCGGCGTCGAGCGCGATGCTCGCGCAGCATGGCACGTGCTGGCTGGAAGAAGAGAATTGA
- the pgl gene encoding 6-phosphogluconolactonase has protein sequence MIELRTFDDPRAHSDALAKAVSDALAASLAARGAASADASAAASGQSAHATLAVSGGTSPRPFLQTLSHEPLAWAHIDVTLVDDRWVPETDSASNARLVRETLLQDAGAAAYFLPLVDTSATLDAHVAALNADARRRLPDVAVLGMGEDGHTASIFADAPEWDFAISTQDRFVAVHPGSAPHARVSLSMSALKQVKQLFLFISGQKKLDVLNAALAARQKNAISTLANDEGVKLDVYWCA, from the coding sequence GTGATCGAGCTTCGCACTTTCGACGACCCGCGCGCCCACTCGGACGCGCTGGCGAAGGCCGTCAGCGACGCGCTTGCCGCGTCGCTCGCGGCCAGAGGCGCCGCATCGGCCGATGCCAGCGCAGCCGCATCAGGACAGTCCGCTCATGCCACGCTCGCCGTGTCCGGCGGCACGAGCCCGCGTCCGTTCTTGCAGACGCTCTCGCACGAGCCGCTCGCGTGGGCGCACATCGACGTGACGCTCGTCGACGACCGCTGGGTGCCTGAAACCGATTCCGCGAGCAACGCGCGCCTCGTGCGCGAGACGCTGCTGCAAGACGCGGGCGCGGCCGCCTACTTCCTGCCGCTTGTCGATACGTCCGCCACGCTCGACGCGCACGTCGCCGCGCTCAACGCCGACGCGCGCCGCCGTCTGCCGGATGTCGCCGTGCTCGGCATGGGCGAGGACGGCCACACCGCGTCCATCTTCGCGGACGCGCCCGAATGGGACTTCGCCATTTCCACGCAGGACCGCTTCGTCGCCGTGCATCCGGGCAGCGCGCCGCACGCGCGGGTAAGCCTGTCGATGTCCGCGCTCAAGCAGGTGAAGCAGCTTTTCCTCTTCATCTCCGGCCAGAAGAAACTGGACGTGCTGAACGCGGCGCTCGCCGCGCGCCAAAAGAATGCCATCTCGACCCTGGCCAACGATGAAGGAGTGAAGCTCGATGTCTACTGGTGTGCATAA
- a CDS encoding bifunctional transcriptional regulator/glucokinase, producing MSTGVHKAAPAASHADGPRLLADIGGTNARFALETAPGEIGQIRVYPGADYPGIAEVMQQYLKDTKVGRVNHAAIAIANPVDGDHVKMTNHDWSFSIEATRRALGFDTLLVVNDFTALAMALPGLTDAQRVQVGGGARRQNSVIGLLGPGTGLGVSGLIPADDRWIALGSEGGHATFSPFDESEDLVTRYARRKFPHVSFERVCAGQGLELIYRAFAERDNVAVADTFTAADVTTRAHQGEALALETVNCFCAILGTFAGNIAVTLGALGGIYIGGGIVLKLGELFHKSPFRERFESKGRFQQYLSGIPTYVITAEYPAFLGVSAILAEQLSNRANSGSSAVFERIRQMRDALTPAERRVADLALNHPRSIINDPIIDIARKADVSQPTVIRFCRSLGCQGLSDFKLKLATGLTGTIPVSHSQVHLGDTATDFGAKVLDNTVSAILQLREHLNFENVERAIDILNGARRIEFYGLGNSNIVAQDAHYKFFRFGIPTIAYGDLYMQAASAALLGKGDVIVAVSKSGRAPELLRVLEVAMQQGATVIAITSSNTPLAKRATVALETDHIEIRESQLSMISRILHLVIIDILAVGVAIRRAAPQPGAKISETVAQARESSDDEAAAVLDWLSHGASGMAKE from the coding sequence ATGTCTACTGGTGTGCATAAGGCCGCTCCGGCGGCGAGCCACGCCGATGGACCGAGGCTGCTCGCCGACATCGGCGGCACCAACGCGCGCTTCGCGCTGGAGACGGCGCCCGGCGAAATCGGGCAGATTCGCGTGTATCCGGGCGCCGATTACCCCGGCATCGCCGAAGTCATGCAGCAGTATCTGAAGGACACGAAAGTCGGCCGCGTCAATCACGCGGCGATCGCGATCGCCAATCCGGTGGACGGCGATCACGTGAAGATGACGAATCACGACTGGAGCTTCTCGATCGAAGCGACGCGCCGCGCGCTCGGCTTCGACACACTGCTCGTCGTCAACGACTTCACCGCGCTCGCGATGGCGCTGCCCGGTCTCACCGATGCGCAGCGCGTGCAGGTGGGCGGCGGCGCGCGCCGGCAGAACAGCGTGATCGGCCTTCTGGGTCCGGGTACGGGCCTGGGCGTGTCGGGTCTGATTCCCGCGGATGATCGCTGGATCGCGCTCGGCAGCGAAGGCGGCCACGCGACCTTCTCGCCGTTCGATGAAAGCGAAGACCTCGTCACGCGCTATGCGCGCCGCAAGTTTCCACACGTGTCGTTCGAGCGCGTGTGCGCGGGGCAGGGGCTGGAGTTGATCTACCGGGCGTTCGCGGAGCGCGACAACGTCGCGGTGGCCGACACCTTCACCGCCGCCGACGTCACCACGCGCGCGCATCAAGGCGAGGCGCTCGCGCTCGAAACGGTGAACTGCTTCTGCGCGATCCTCGGCACGTTCGCCGGCAACATCGCGGTGACGCTCGGCGCGCTGGGCGGCATTTATATCGGCGGCGGCATCGTGCTGAAGCTGGGCGAGCTCTTCCACAAGTCGCCGTTTCGCGAGCGGTTCGAATCGAAAGGGCGCTTCCAGCAGTATTTGTCCGGCATTCCGACTTACGTCATCACCGCGGAATATCCGGCGTTCCTCGGCGTCTCCGCGATTCTTGCCGAGCAGTTGTCGAATCGCGCGAACAGCGGATCGTCGGCGGTGTTCGAGCGCATTCGCCAGATGCGCGATGCGCTCACGCCCGCCGAGCGGCGCGTGGCCGATCTCGCGCTGAATCATCCGCGCTCGATCATCAACGATCCGATCATCGACATCGCGCGCAAGGCCGACGTGAGCCAGCCGACGGTGATTCGCTTTTGCCGCTCGCTGGGCTGTCAGGGCCTCTCCGACTTCAAGCTGAAGCTCGCGACGGGTCTCACCGGCACGATTCCGGTGAGCCACAGCCAGGTGCATCTCGGCGATACGGCCACCGACTTCGGCGCGAAGGTGCTGGACAACACCGTGTCGGCCATCCTTCAGCTGCGCGAGCATCTGAACTTCGAGAACGTCGAGCGCGCGATTGACATTCTGAACGGCGCGCGGCGCATCGAGTTCTATGGCTTAGGGAATTCGAACATCGTCGCGCAGGACGCGCACTATAAGTTCTTCCGCTTCGGCATCCCGACGATTGCCTACGGCGATCTCTATATGCAGGCGGCGTCGGCGGCGCTGCTCGGCAAGGGCGATGTGATCGTGGCCGTGTCGAAGTCCGGGCGCGCGCCGGAGTTGCTGCGCGTGCTGGAAGTGGCGATGCAGCAGGGTGCGACGGTTATCGCGATCACGTCGAGCAACACGCCGCTCGCCAAGCGCGCGACGGTGGCGCTGGAGACGGATCACATCGAGATTCGCGAGTCGCAGTTGTCGATGATCTCGCGCATTCTGCATCTCGTGATCATCGACATTCTCGCGGTCGGCGTGGCCATTCGCCGCGCGGCGCCGCAGCCGGGTGCGAAGATCAGCGAGACGGTCGCGCAAGCGCGCGAGTCCAGCGACGACGAAGCCGCCGCCGTGCTCGACTGGCTGAGTCACGGTGCGTCGGGCATGGCGAAGGAATAA
- a CDS encoding porin, which produces MKKALLAAAALLTFGAAAHAQSSVTLYGRLDAGLEYMNGVPTGAAKNVTASRIRAESGDWGTSLWGLKGAEDLGGGNRAVFQLEGSFNTMTGQGPGGGGLFNRWATVGIANNNFGTLLLGRELFVSNGVWDFDPFGQSNWSSASLVRGRNWPQSSNNISYQSPKFAGFDFYGQYALSNATNWNGNGTTPQGREAGAYVTYTSPYLQVRGMYDEIRNPANGQLGGGYGTTQGVYAYSREYSAMANVFLGQFKVQAGYQAIRSSGMTGQLPGEPTTLDHEWGGVTWQASPAAALTAAVYHVNGNNGAGNATMYTVGGSYNLSKRTLFDLQVATVQNSKTANYGLNANSFGTAASTDNPFPGRSQTGVYAGIQRSF; this is translated from the coding sequence ATGAAGAAGGCTTTGCTTGCAGCGGCGGCGCTGCTGACGTTCGGCGCGGCGGCGCATGCCCAAAGCAGCGTGACGCTGTACGGCCGCCTCGACGCGGGACTCGAATACATGAACGGCGTGCCGACCGGGGCGGCGAAGAACGTCACGGCGAGCCGCATCCGCGCCGAAAGCGGCGACTGGGGCACGAGCCTCTGGGGCCTGAAGGGCGCCGAAGATCTGGGCGGCGGCAATCGCGCCGTGTTCCAGCTGGAAGGCAGCTTCAACACCATGACGGGCCAGGGCCCGGGCGGCGGCGGCCTCTTCAATCGCTGGGCGACGGTGGGTATCGCCAACAACAACTTCGGTACGCTGCTGCTCGGCCGCGAACTGTTCGTGTCCAACGGCGTGTGGGACTTCGATCCGTTCGGCCAGTCAAACTGGTCGTCGGCGTCGCTGGTGCGTGGCCGCAACTGGCCGCAATCGAGCAACAACATCTCGTACCAGTCGCCGAAGTTCGCGGGCTTCGACTTCTACGGCCAATACGCGCTTTCGAACGCGACCAACTGGAACGGCAACGGCACGACGCCGCAAGGCCGCGAAGCAGGCGCGTACGTCACGTACACGTCGCCGTATCTGCAGGTTCGCGGCATGTACGACGAGATCCGCAATCCGGCCAACGGTCAGCTCGGCGGCGGCTATGGCACGACTCAGGGCGTCTACGCCTACTCGCGCGAATACTCCGCGATGGCCAACGTGTTCCTCGGCCAATTCAAGGTTCAGGCCGGTTATCAGGCGATTCGTTCTTCGGGCATGACCGGCCAGTTGCCGGGCGAGCCGACCACGCTCGACCACGAATGGGGCGGCGTGACGTGGCAGGCGTCGCCGGCTGCGGCGCTGACCGCCGCCGTCTATCACGTCAACGGCAACAACGGCGCAGGCAACGCGACCATGTACACCGTCGGCGGCTCGTACAACCTGTCTAAGCGCACGTTGTTCGACCTGCAAGTGGCCACCGTTCAGAACAGCAAGACGGCGAACTACGGCCTCAACGCGAACAGCTTCGGCACCGCTGCGTCGACGGACAATCCGTTCCCCGGCCGCAGCCAGACGGGCGTGTACGCGGGCATTCAGCGCTCGTTCTAA
- a CDS encoding porin, producing MKKALLAAAALLTFSAVAQAQSSVTLYGRLDAGLEYMNGVPTGVGANGAATGSSHRFRAESGDWGTSLWGMKGVEDLGGGYRAVFQLEGSFNTMTGQGPGGGGLFNRWATVGIANNNFGTLLLGRELFIANGVWDFDPFGQSNWSSASLVRGRNWPQSSNNISYQSPKFAGFDFYGQYALSNATNWNGNGTTPQGREGGAYITYTTPLFQIRGMYDEIRNPANGTLGGAYNALNGGTNNGNGVYAYSREYTAMFNLFLGQFKVQGAYQAIRSSGMVGQLPGQPTTLDHEWGGVTWQATPAAALIGAVYHVNGNNGAGNATIYTVGGSYNLSKRTLFDLQVATVQNSKSANYGLNANNFGTAAATDNPFAGHSQTGVYAGIQHSF from the coding sequence ATGAAGAAAGCTTTGCTCGCGGCAGCAGCACTGCTGACGTTCAGCGCGGTGGCTCAGGCTCAAAGCAGCGTGACGCTGTATGGCCGCCTGGACGCCGGACTGGAGTACATGAACGGCGTGCCGACCGGCGTCGGCGCCAACGGCGCGGCCACCGGCTCGTCGCACCGCTTCCGTGCGGAAAGCGGCGACTGGGGTACGAGCCTCTGGGGCATGAAGGGCGTCGAAGATCTGGGCGGCGGCTATCGCGCCGTGTTCCAGTTGGAAGGCAGCTTCAACACCATGACGGGTCAAGGCCCGGGCGGCGGCGGCCTCTTCAATCGTTGGGCGACGGTCGGTATCGCGAACAACAACTTCGGTACGCTGCTGTTGGGCCGCGAACTCTTCATCGCTAACGGCGTGTGGGACTTCGATCCGTTCGGTCAGTCGAACTGGTCGTCGGCTTCGCTGGTGCGTGGCCGCAACTGGCCGCAATCGAGCAACAACATTTCGTACCAGTCGCCGAAGTTCGCAGGCTTCGACTTCTACGGCCAGTACGCACTGTCCAACGCAACGAACTGGAACGGCAACGGCACGACGCCGCAAGGCCGCGAAGGTGGCGCGTACATCACGTACACCACGCCGCTCTTCCAGATTCGCGGCATGTACGACGAGATCCGCAACCCGGCCAACGGTACGCTCGGCGGCGCCTACAACGCGCTCAACGGCGGCACGAACAACGGCAACGGCGTCTACGCGTACTCGCGCGAATACACGGCGATGTTCAACCTGTTCCTCGGCCAGTTCAAGGTTCAGGGCGCTTACCAGGCGATCCGTTCGTCCGGCATGGTGGGCCAGTTGCCCGGCCAGCCGACTACGCTCGACCACGAATGGGGCGGCGTGACGTGGCAAGCAACGCCGGCGGCGGCACTGATCGGCGCGGTCTACCACGTGAACGGCAACAACGGCGCGGGTAACGCGACCATCTACACGGTCGGCGGCTCGTACAACCTGTCGAAGCGCACCCTGTTCGACCTGCAGGTCGCGACGGTGCAGAACAGCAAGAGCGCCAACTACGGCCTGAACGCCAACAACTTCGGCACGGCTGCCGCGACGGACAACCCGTTCGCCGGCCACAGCCAGACGGGCGTCTATGCGGGCATTCAGCACTCGTTCTAA
- a CDS encoding ABC transporter ATP-binding protein: MNSQKHKLFVDDIHKQYGSNEVLKGVSLKANAGDVISIIGSSGSGKSTMLRCINFLEQPNRGRIFVDGAEVRTMLDKTGALKVADAKQLRQVRSKLSMVFQHFNLWSHMNVLENVTEAPVNVLGLPKKEAEDRARTYLEKVGLAPRLEKQYPSHLSGGQQQRVAIARALAMHPDVMLFDEPTSALDPELVGEVLKVMQTLAEEGRTMIVVTHEMAFARNVSNHVVFLHQGRIEEEGRPNDVFAQPKSERLRQFLSGSLK; this comes from the coding sequence ATGAATTCCCAGAAGCACAAGCTTTTCGTCGATGACATTCACAAGCAGTACGGCAGCAACGAAGTTCTGAAAGGCGTCTCGCTGAAGGCGAACGCCGGCGACGTGATCAGCATCATCGGGTCGTCGGGATCCGGCAAGAGCACGATGCTGCGCTGTATCAACTTTCTCGAGCAGCCGAATCGCGGGCGCATCTTCGTCGACGGCGCCGAAGTGCGCACGATGTTGGACAAGACCGGCGCGTTGAAGGTTGCGGACGCGAAGCAACTGCGGCAAGTCCGCTCGAAGCTCTCGATGGTGTTTCAGCACTTCAACCTCTGGTCGCACATGAACGTGCTGGAGAACGTGACGGAGGCGCCCGTGAACGTGCTCGGCCTGCCGAAGAAGGAAGCCGAGGATCGCGCCCGCACGTATCTGGAGAAGGTCGGGCTCGCGCCGCGGCTGGAGAAGCAGTATCCGTCGCATTTGTCGGGCGGCCAGCAGCAGCGCGTGGCGATTGCGCGCGCCCTCGCCATGCACCCGGACGTCATGCTCTTCGACGAACCCACGTCCGCGCTCGATCCTGAACTCGTCGGCGAAGTGCTGAAGGTGATGCAGACGCTCGCCGAGGAAGGCCGCACGATGATCGTCGTCACGCACGAAATGGCGTTCGCGCGCAATGTGTCGAACCACGTCGTGTTTCTGCATCAGGGGCGTATCGAGGAGGAAGGTCGCCCGAACGACGTGTTCGCTCAGCCGAAGAGCGAGCGGCTCAGGCAGTTTCTTTCGGGTAGTCTCAAGTAG
- a CDS encoding ABC transporter permease, whose product MIEIIQEFWKNYLFTDGYRITGLAITMWLLVVSIGLGFCLSVPLAVARVSKNKLLSRSVWLYTYVFRGTPLYVQLLLCYTGLYSLQVVRDHVLLSEFFRSGMNCTLLAFTLNTCAYTTEIFAGAIKATPYGEIEAARAYGMSSFTLYRRVILPSALRRALPYYSNEVILMLHATTVAFTATVPDILKIARDVNSATYQSFQAFGIAALLYLVISFALVWLFRRAEHRWLAYLRPQGK is encoded by the coding sequence ATGATCGAAATCATCCAGGAATTCTGGAAGAACTACCTTTTCACCGACGGCTACCGAATTACCGGTCTCGCCATCACGATGTGGCTGCTCGTGGTGTCCATCGGCCTCGGGTTCTGCCTCTCCGTGCCGCTCGCCGTCGCGCGGGTGTCGAAGAACAAGCTGCTCTCGCGCAGCGTCTGGCTGTACACGTACGTGTTTCGCGGCACGCCGCTCTACGTGCAGTTGCTGCTCTGCTATACGGGCCTTTACAGCCTGCAAGTCGTGCGCGATCACGTACTGCTTTCCGAGTTCTTCCGCAGCGGCATGAACTGCACGCTGCTCGCGTTCACGCTCAACACCTGCGCGTACACGACGGAAATCTTCGCCGGCGCGATCAAGGCGACGCCCTATGGCGAGATCGAAGCGGCGCGCGCTTACGGCATGTCGAGCTTCACGCTGTATCGCCGCGTGATTTTGCCCTCGGCGCTGCGCCGTGCGCTGCCTTACTACAGCAACGAAGTCATTCTCATGCTGCACGCGACGACCGTCGCGTTCACGGCGACCGTGCCGGACATCCTGAAGATCGCGCGCGACGTGAACTCCGCGACGTATCAGTCGTTCCAGGCGTTCGGCATCGCTGCCCTGCTCTATCTCGTCATTTCGTTCGCGCTCGTGTGGCTGTTCCGCCGCGCCGAACATCGCTGGCTCGCGTACCTGCGGCCGCAAGGCAAATAA
- a CDS encoding ABC transporter permease, whose product MLQGYGPLILAGTWQTVKLAVLSLAFAFVIGLIGAAAKLSKSRIASGIGTVYTTLIRGVPDLVLMLLLFYSIQIWLNLLTDQLGWDQIDIDPFLAGILVLGFIYGAYFTETFRGAFLSVPRGQLEAGAAYGMTPWQTFSRIMFPQMMRFALPGIGNNWQVMVKATALVSIIGLADVVKAAQDAGKGTQRFFFFTLLAGVVYLAITTISNFVLIWLERRYSIGVRKADL is encoded by the coding sequence ATGTTGCAAGGCTACGGTCCGCTGATCCTCGCGGGCACCTGGCAGACCGTCAAGCTCGCGGTGCTGTCGCTGGCGTTCGCCTTCGTGATCGGCCTCATCGGCGCGGCGGCGAAGCTCTCCAAGAGCCGTATCGCGTCGGGCATCGGCACGGTCTATACGACGCTGATTCGCGGCGTACCCGATCTCGTGCTGATGCTGCTGCTCTTCTACAGCATCCAGATCTGGCTGAACCTGCTCACCGACCAGCTCGGCTGGGATCAGATCGATATCGATCCGTTCCTCGCGGGCATTCTCGTGCTCGGCTTCATCTACGGCGCGTATTTCACCGAGACGTTCCGCGGCGCGTTCCTATCGGTGCCGCGCGGCCAGCTCGAAGCGGGCGCGGCGTACGGCATGACGCCGTGGCAGACCTTCTCGCGCATCATGTTTCCTCAGATGATGCGCTTCGCGCTGCCGGGCATCGGCAACAACTGGCAGGTGATGGTGAAGGCGACCGCGCTCGTGTCGATCATCGGCCTCGCGGATGTGGTGAAGGCCGCCCAGGACGCCGGCAAAGGCACGCAGCGGTTCTTCTTCTTCACGCTGCTCGCGGGCGTCGTCTATCTCGCCATCACCACGATCTCGAACTTCGTGCTGATCTGGCTGGAGCGGCGCTACTCCATCGGCGTGCGCAAGGCGGACCTGTAA
- a CDS encoding pirin family protein — translation MFEIRRSNERGHANHGWLDSYHTFSFADYFDPEHVHFGALRVINEDRVAGGQGFGTHGHRDMEIVSYVLEGALAHRDSMGNGSTIRPGDVQRMSAGTGVRHSEFNGSPTETAHFLQIWIIPDAPGGAPGYEEKRFTDDEKRGRLRVIASPEGTDGSVTIGADARIFAGLFDGDERAEFDVPAGRRVYVHVARGKVSVNGEALGAGDAAKIEDIAKVTIDRGERAEVLLFDLA, via the coding sequence ATGTTCGAGATTCGCCGCAGCAACGAACGCGGTCACGCCAACCACGGCTGGCTGGACTCGTATCACACGTTCTCGTTCGCCGATTATTTCGATCCGGAGCACGTCCACTTCGGCGCGCTGCGGGTGATCAACGAAGACCGCGTCGCGGGCGGACAGGGCTTCGGCACGCACGGTCATCGCGACATGGAGATCGTGAGCTACGTGCTGGAAGGCGCGCTCGCGCACCGCGACAGCATGGGCAACGGATCGACCATCCGCCCCGGCGACGTGCAGCGCATGAGCGCCGGAACCGGCGTGCGGCACAGCGAGTTCAACGGCTCGCCGACCGAAACGGCGCACTTCCTGCAAATCTGGATCATTCCGGATGCGCCGGGCGGCGCGCCGGGATACGAGGAAAAGCGCTTCACCGATGACGAAAAGCGCGGCCGCCTGCGCGTGATCGCTTCGCCCGAGGGCACGGACGGCTCTGTTACGATCGGCGCCGACGCGCGGATTTTCGCGGGCCTGTTCGACGGCGACGAGCGCGCCGAGTTCGACGTGCCGGCGGGCCGCCGCGTGTATGTGCACGTGGCGCGCGGCAAGGTGTCGGTGAACGGCGAGGCGCTGGGCGCGGGCGACGCCGCGAAGATCGAGGACATCGCCAAAGTGACGATCGACCGCGGCGAGCGGGCGGAAGTGCTGCTGTTCGATCTGGCTTGA
- a CDS encoding periplasmic heavy metal sensor — protein MSKQYRILAAAATALALTFGAAHAATNDAPNAPPPGAPAMMGGPGGHHMEMRIQKQLDELHGQLKLNTDQERLWQTAIDTMKQNHKAMRESHRQMREQFQSMQNQPILDLNAMHAAHQKLEQQQMQLHEQTATAWLNFYNSLNDQQKTTVSTALKQHFARMREHQQKMHERWGKHRGGPDAAQAAPGASATAKP, from the coding sequence ATGAGCAAGCAATATCGCATTCTCGCCGCCGCTGCTACCGCACTCGCGCTGACCTTCGGCGCGGCCCACGCCGCCACCAACGACGCGCCGAACGCGCCGCCGCCCGGCGCCCCGGCCATGATGGGCGGGCCCGGCGGTCATCACATGGAAATGCGCATTCAGAAGCAGCTGGACGAGCTGCACGGCCAGCTCAAGCTGAATACGGATCAGGAAAGGCTCTGGCAAACGGCCATCGACACGATGAAGCAGAATCACAAGGCCATGCGGGAAAGCCATCGCCAGATGCGCGAGCAGTTCCAGTCGATGCAAAACCAGCCGATTCTGGATCTGAACGCGATGCACGCCGCGCATCAGAAGCTCGAGCAGCAGCAAATGCAGTTGCACGAGCAGACGGCGACCGCCTGGCTCAACTTCTATAACTCGCTGAACGACCAGCAAAAGACGACCGTGAGCACGGCGCTCAAGCAGCACTTCGCCCGCATGCGCGAGCATCAGCAGAAGATGCACGAGCGCTGGGGCAAGCATCGCGGCGGGCCGGACGCGGCTCAGGCCGCGCCGGGCGCATCCGCGACCGCGAAACCGTAA
- a CDS encoding response regulator encodes MTTQILVVDDDAELRDLLRDYLVRQGIEVSVLHDAGSLERRIERERPDLIVLDLMMPGVDGLTALRKLRASGDDIPVIMLTARADDVDRIVGLELGADDYLGKPFNPRELLARVQAVLRRRRTIPSAAPEQREPYSFGRFRLDFQSRTLQHDEKPITLSGSEFALLKIFVNHPMRTLTRERLLELLHGPEYDGTDRGIDVQVWRLRRILESDPSAPRFIQTVRGRGYVFVPDGEQNAPAH; translated from the coding sequence ATGACTACACAAATTCTTGTCGTCGACGACGACGCCGAACTGCGCGATCTCTTGCGCGACTATCTGGTCCGGCAGGGCATCGAAGTATCGGTGCTGCACGACGCCGGTTCGCTCGAACGCCGTATCGAGCGCGAGCGCCCCGATCTGATCGTTCTCGATCTGATGATGCCGGGCGTCGACGGCCTGACGGCGCTGCGCAAGCTCCGCGCATCGGGCGACGACATTCCCGTCATCATGCTGACCGCGCGCGCGGACGACGTGGACCGCATCGTCGGCCTGGAACTCGGCGCGGACGATTACCTCGGCAAGCCGTTCAACCCGCGCGAACTGCTCGCGCGCGTGCAGGCCGTGCTGCGCCGCCGCCGCACCATTCCGTCCGCCGCGCCCGAGCAGCGCGAGCCGTATTCGTTCGGCCGCTTCCGCCTGGACTTCCAGTCGCGCACGCTGCAGCACGACGAAAAGCCGATCACGCTCTCCGGCAGCGAATTCGCGCTCCTCAAGATTTTCGTGAACCACCCGATGCGCACGCTCACGCGCGAGCGCCTGCTCGAACTGCTGCATGGCCCGGAATACGACGGCACCGACCGCGGCATCGACGTGCAGGTGTGGCGCCTGAGGCGCATTCTGGAGAGCGATCCTTCCGCGCCGCGCTTTATCCAGACGGTGCGGGGACGCGGCTACGTGTTCGTGCCCGACGGCGAGCAAAATGCGCCGGCCCATTGA